The following nucleotide sequence is from Aspergillus nidulans FGSC A4 chromosome I.
TGTGGGGTGTGGACTGGACGCTGTCCCCACCCCCGATGACGGCTCTTCGTGGGGATGCGgagtctggagaagacaCAAAGAACTGCCAGCAGAACTGCCAGTGTCCATATTGTTGGTCTTACACGCAAACTCAGAGATAAATCGGACAGCTCAGCTGCAGACAGCCCGGACACGGGTCCAAGACAGTGAATCCCGAGACGCAACTGTTGCGACGGTCTAGTCGCTGCCTCAACCCTCGCTTTTTGCAGAATGAACCGGCGCCCCAGGGACTGATCGGCGCCTCGTGGCACCTAGGTAGTACTCGGGCTGTTGGACTGTAGCAACCAGTGACCTGACCTGGTCTACCAACCTCTGCGGGGTTGCTTATCTTCCACGCTTATAAatctctgcttcgtctcccctcctcctccagtcgCTAGCACACTTTCCCCGCTCCTATCCTCCTGCAGCCCAGCAAGTTTCTCCCACCATGGCTGATGACCAGGTTAAGGCCCAGGCGGGCCATATTGAAGCCCCCGAGGAGCACAGACCTCTCACTTTCAAAGCTTGCTTCCAGTACTTGAAAGACCGCGTTCCAACACTAAAGCCTCCTATGCGCAAAGCCCCAAACCCATTCAAAGCTTTGACGTTGCTGAATAGACAGCAGTGGCTGTTCTTTGCGGTTTGTCTTATTCTGTCTACTGAATAGAGTCATTTCCGTCTTCTAACTTAAAAAGGTGGCTTTCCTAGGTTGGACGCTTGACGCCCTCGATTTCTTCACTGTCTCCCTGACTACCTCTGAACTCGCCGAGGAATTCGGCAAGGAAATTAGCGATATTTCCTGGGGAATTACTCTCGTTCTCATGCTCCGCAGCGTCGGTGCGATCACCTTTGGTATTGCCTCGGATCGATGGGGCCGCAAGTGGCctttcatcatcaacaacctcctttTTATCGCATTGGAAATCGGCACTGGTTTCACTCAGACTTACCAGCAGTTTCTCGCTGTTCGTGCCCTCTTCGGCATCGCCATGGGCGGATTGTATGGGAATGTTGCGGCGACGGCGCTAGAGGATTGTCCCAAGGAAGCGCGTGGGATTGTCTctggtctgctgcagcagggcTATGCATTCGGATATCTTTTAGCCGCTGCCTTTGCGCGTGCACTTGTGGGAACAACCTCCCACGGCTGGAGACCGTTCTATTGGTTTGCAGGGTGTCTTCCTGTTCTGGCGATCGTTTTCCGGCTCTTCTTGCCCGAGACGAATGCTTATCGGCAGCGCCAGGAGCTCAGGGCTGAGATGCCGGGCAACGTCACCTCTGCTTTTATATCTGAGGGCAAGGTCGCGCTCAAGAGGCATTGGTTGCTTCTTATCTACCTTGTTCTACTCATGGCTGGTTTCAACTTCATGGTACTTTCTTGCCCACACCTCACGTTTATTCAGGACCACGCTAACAAATGAAAAAGTCCCACGGCTCCCAAGACCTCTACCCGACGCTAGTCCAGCGCCAGTACGGCTTCTCTCGCGACGCCGTAACAGTGACCCAGGTCGTGGCCAACCTGGGCGCCCTAACCGGCGGCACGCTCTGCGGCTGGGGCTCCCAAATTTTCGGTCGTCGATTCAGTATTATTGTAATCAGCATTGTCGGCGGCGCCCTCCTATACCCATACACCTTTATTTCGAGCCATAAGATCATGGCTCCTGCCTTCTTCGAGCAGTTCTGCGTCCAAGGCGCGTGGGGCGTGATCCCCATCCACCTGATGGAACTCTCGCCAGGTTCTATCCGGACATTTACTGTCGGCACGGCATATCAGTTAGGTAATCTGGTGTCTTCCGCGAGCTCGACTATCGAATCGACTATCGGGGAGAGGTTCCCGCTACCGCCGAcggaggagggcgaagaaAGGTATGACTATGGCAAGGTGATTTGTATATTCATGGGCTGTGTCTATGCGTATGTGATTATTGTTACGTTTTTCGGGCCTGAGCGGCTGGGACGTGATTTTGATGTCGAGAACGATGAGGATGTTGGGGAGGTTAGGGCTGAGAGGGGTGTCATCGATGACATGGAGAAAGGTCGCAACTGATATGTTTACTCCTTGGAGATTTTGAGATTTGAAGCTTGAATTCTTGGATAAATCTGAATTTGGATGTGGTTACCTCTGGTAGGGGAGCTATTACTTAATCGACTGGTTGAATAACGAAACGAATGAAGTATTAATTCACTTGGGTAGCCATCAAACATAATCATATCTTGTATATGGTTTGTGAATGTTCTTGACAGTTGTCTGTACATTGGTGGCAAGCCAACGCTTTACTCCCTTTGGCTTTTTGAACCAATTCTTACCTACTTGAGATAGAACGAAACTCAGCTGAAACAGTCGTGAGGCTCCATATCTGTCTCAATACCCGTGACTGCATTTTTGCATGTATTGGCTTATTTCCGTCCATAGTAACATTCCCCATGTTTTCAGATCAGACCAAGAGCCATTCTGGCAACGTTGGAGTGTTCTAGGAACAGAATGGAATGGAGCAAAGTATGACCTAGGGCTAGGGCAATCCAGGCGGCTAGCCCTAGCTGTATGGTAGTAATACTCTGGCTCTCGCTGCACGCGGTATCATGGATAATGGGAAGTCCACTACTCTCAATTGTTAGTAAGACTGACTAGCCGATGGCCGCTATCAATGAATGAATATTCAAAGACCCCGTCCCTTGCTCGTTGCCAGTCGATTGCCTTTGTTACGATTGAGCCTAGCTGACGGTGATTCCTTGATGCTGACGGGTCTTTTGATCTCGAAGTAACGGCTCATGGTTGATGCTCGGATATCGAGCTCTGGCAGACCTTGTACGTACACTTCAGCGTCATATTAAGGGCTGAACGCTGACTTTCTTGGATCAAGGCTTTCCGTAGGTAAGTGTCTGTCAAAGTTAAAAGTTTTATTTCCTGATGAAACCCTGATGCTTGGCCTAACTGAGCATCAAATTGAGCGTTTGAGCGTTGTACTTCTGCGTTTGCGTTGCGTTACAGTTAGTCATGGCCAGGTATTGCATACTCAAGGCCAGTCAAAGCCACCTTGACtttgatgacgaagaggatgagtggTTCTGGTGTTCCATCAGCTGTTTTGTTAGGGAAGATAGGCTTCGATAATCATAGCTCCTTGGACGGTACTTAAGTCCACTTTTCTGGCAAGTGCTATGCAGGGTTACCAGCGCTTAGATGTACATTGTATTTCGAGGGTCAATACACGTTAATATTAATATTCCTGCTATATTTACAAATAAACCTGGTACAGTAATAGACCGAGCTACTGTTGAGATGACGTCATGTCATCCCTCTTTCGACCTAAAGCCAGCCGCGACTTCATAATCATTTCGGATTTCAGACACGATGAATCCGGGACTGGACATCGCAGATCCAGAACGCATAGCAAgcctccagcacctcctcTAGGGAAATAATGGAGTCCAACAATCTGAAAGGCCATTCCAAGCACGATAATAAGGATGACTCTACCCCAGAGACCAGTGACGCTCTCCAGCACCGCATAGCACAGCTCTCACTCTCAAACCCATATATCGAGAGCTCTGGTCCAGATCAGTCGAAGCAGCCAGATCAACCTCAATCAGAAGGACAAGCACAGGAAGACGCCAGCACTAGCAAGGGAGGGAGTCCAGTAGCCCATAGGATTAGCTCTCGCAGGGCGGACTCGGACAAGCCTGAGTCAGACGAGCAGGGTGAAGAGGATAGCGATATCGAGCCTGAAGAGCTACTTAAAACTATACTTACTATCGACATGCCTCGGGAAGTTGAAGTCCGAGCCAAAATCAAGGGAGACTTCACAGTGAGAATCTTGTGAGTCTTGCTTCAATGTCTCCTCCAGTGTTATCAGCCCTAACGAGTGACAGTGCATAATTCTGAGCACAGACTCTTCCCCCTTGAGTCTCATGGAGCCACTAGGTTCTGTATATATTTGGCTCTGGCGGTTCGTCCTCCAGCACAGGTCTCTCGGCTGGCATCAGGCGGGACATAGGGCCCGAGGCTGTGGGCTGCCTGATAGCGGACTTATAACTCTGACGGAGTGCGTGGTCCTGAATATGTAAGAGTATGTTCATGGTCGTTACATGATCGATTTGCCATGGCAGACGGCTCTATATGTTATTATTTTCAAGACCAAGCACCTCGTTTACTAGCTCTAGCGGTCGCGGCTTTGCCCAAGTGTTTAAAAGCTGCTTTATTCTTGGCTCGCTCGATCCTGCTATGACAGATGAAGATCAAGAAACCAAGGGTTCGTCATCTCAGTCAACGCCACGAGAGGTTTCCACTCCACCAAATCTGCAAAAGGATTCATCTGCAATATGGACCACGAGATCGGCTAAACGATGATTGGTGAGAAGTTTCCTTGCTGATTTATGGGCTATATAATCGTGTGTCCAGCAAAGATCCGTATTTCATCTGATATGGTCGCTGTCCGCGCGTGCCTAAGAGAGGCTGCACATATCACAACAATCATAGTGTGTATGGCCCTGGATGATAGTATTAGCCAATGCATATATCCTGACCACTTGCTGTAAGCTTCTGCCTGAGGCATTAAAAGGCCTCCCCTTAGTACAAATTACATAATCAATAGAAATGGTTAGCGCCGCGGAGGTCTTGGCGCGAAGTCGCGACGAAGCGTCAAAGTCTCCAGCCTTCAGTTTCAAGTAGATCTGCTACACCAGCAAACTATCCTACGATTCGATTCCGCCTTATCCGATCCCCAATTCTTCGTCTCGGATTGCTTTCGACATAGTCAGCGCTGTATGCGCCTCTGGTTCATATTGTCCATCGATTTCTGAGGGCAACTAAGAACCCTTGCCTCGTTCTCGCGACGTGAAATCATCTCGAGCCTCATCAACCACGATCATGGATGAGAATACGACCATTCAAGGCGGCGTCGCTGAC
It contains:
- a CDS encoding sugar transporter family protein (transcript_id=CADANIAT00007490); this translates as MADDQVKAQAGHIEAPEEHRPLTFKACFQYLKDRVPTLKPPMRKAPNPFKALTLLNRQQWLFFAVAFLGWTLDALDFFTVSLTTSELAEEFGKEISDISWGITLVLMLRSVGAITFGIASDRWGRKWPFIINNLLFIALEIGTGFTQTYQQFLAVRALFGIAMGGLYGNVAATALEDCPKEARGIVSGLLQQGYAFGYLLAAAFARALVGTTSHGWRPFYWFAGCLPVLAIVFRLFLPETNAYRQRQELRAEMPGNVTSAFISEGKVALKRHWLLLIYLVLLMAGFNFMSHGSQDLYPTLVQRQYGFSRDAVTVTQVVANLGALTGGTLCGWGSQIFGRRFSIIVISIVGGALLYPYTFISSHKIMAPAFFEQFCVQGAWGVIPIHLMELSPGSIRTFTVGTAYQLGNLVSSASSTIESTIGERFPLPPTEEGEERYDYGKVICIFMGCVYAYVIIVTFFGPERLGRDFDVENDEDVGEVRAERGVIDDMEKGRN
- a CDS encoding uncharacterized protein (transcript_id=CADANIAT00007491), coding for MESNNLKGHSKHDNKDDSTPETSDALQHRIAQLSLSNPYIESSGPDQSKQPDQPQSEGQAQEDASTSKGGSPVAHRISSRRADSDKPESDEQGEEDSDIEPEELLKTILTIDMPREVEVRAKIKGDFTVRILPSTSFTSSSGRGFAQVFKSCFILGSLDPAMTDEDQETKGSSSQSTPREVSTPPNLQKDSSAIWTTRSAKR